The sequence CCGGCCCGCCAGCTCAGGACGTGGGGTCGGGAGCGATGTAGCGGAAGGTGAACGGTGGGGGTGCGGCGGGGTCGATGATCCACGCACCGCCCTTGGCGGTCTTCGTGGTCGGGGGCACCCGGGCCGATCGGTGTGTGGGTGCGGTCGCCGCAAGGTCGTCGAGAACCTCACCATGGGCGCACCACAGCGTTCCATCGATGTCCGGGGCGCACAGCGCGGCGAACAGTCGATCGACCGGGGCGCCTGGGGCGAGCAGGCAGTGATCCTCGACAGTGAGTCCCCGGGCCGCGGCCTGCCTGCGTCCGACGATGCTGAGCGGGCGGTCGGCGTCGGGGCCGTGCCACAGCGCCTTGTTGCCCGCGTGCGCGTGGCGTACGAGTACGAACATCGCCCCTCCGCGGAACCATTGGTGGACACGAACCGACAACCCGTAGGGGCAGCAAGGACGCGACCCGCCGATTGCTGACCTTCGCGACACTCTAGTGAGCGCACGCACAGCGGTGTCGAATTCGTGAAGGATGATTCTCTCCAGCAGGCGGTGAGACAGGGGGATCGCTGGTGGCCGAATCTCATTCGCGCGTACGGGTGGAGTGGGCACCATGAATGTGTCGATTGCTCAGAACGCAGGTTCGGTCATCGAGGTGAGCTGTTCGTGGGCGTAGCGTTCGACGAGCAGGGGCACGAAGTCGCGGATCTTGCGGCCGCGGAAGTGGTTGTGCGCCGACATCACGACGACGCTCACGTCGCGGCGCGGAATGTGCGGGTATTGCCGGGTCAGTCTCTCGATGACCTGTTCGATGAGCTGACCTTCCTCATCCGCGCTTATCACTCCTCTATCGTCCTCGGCCGGGCCCGCGGTGGTCAATGGTCAACGAAACGTAAAAGGAAGGCTCGACTTTCGCAAAGAAACACCGACGCCGGCACAAGGTCGTACATCTGTTGGACTTTATCTGTTCATTTTCCGTTCAC comes from Rhodococcus oxybenzonivorans and encodes:
- a CDS encoding three-helix bundle dimerization domain-containing protein, with product MISADEEGQLIEQVIERLTRQYPHIPRRDVSVVVMSAHNHFRGRKIRDFVPLLVERYAHEQLTSMTEPAF
- a CDS encoding histidine phosphatase translates to MFVLVRHAHAGNKALWHGPDADRPLSIVGRRQAAARGLTVEDHCLLAPGAPVDRLFAALCAPDIDGTLWCAHGEVLDDLAATAPTHRSARVPPTTKTAKGGAWIIDPAAPPPFTFRYIAPDPTS